In Carboxydothermus pertinax, the sequence TTCAAACAAGAAACCCCATCCACCGGGCCCATGAATATTTGCAAAAAATCGCTCTGGAGATTTTTGACGGGCTATTTGTTAATCCCCTCGTTGGTGAAACCAAGGGGGATGATATTCCTGCCGATGTTCGGCTTAAGTGTTATGAAGCTTTACTGAACAACTATTACCCTAAAGACCGGTTTGTCTTTGCTACGTTGCCTGCACCTATGCGTTATGCGGGACCCAGGGAAGCGGTTCACCACGCGATTATCCGGCAAAACTACGGTTGCACCCATTTTATTGTCGGCCGGGACCATGCCGGGGTGGGAAATTTTTACGGTCCCTTTGAAGCGCAGGAGATTTTTGATACTTTTCCAGAAAATGCTTTGGAAATTAAGATTGTAAAATTTGATAACGCTTTTTACTGCTCTAAATGCGGGCAAATGGCTACGAAAAAAACCTGCCCTCACGGTCCGGAACATCATTTAAGCTTAAGCGGTACTAAAGTCCGGGAAATGCTTAGGGAAGGAAAGCCGTTGCCGGAAGAGTTTACCCGTCCGGAGGTAGCGGAAGTTTTACGTCGCTATTATCAAAGTCTTTAAAGGAAAGGAGAGGTAGGCTATGAGGATAGTGGTAAATGGAGCGGAAAAAGAGATTCCCCAAAGCCTTACAATTGCGGAACTTTTAGAGTATTTTCAGGTGGAGATGCCCAATTATGTTTCGGTAGTGTTAAATGGTGAATTTGTAAAGCGTGAAGAGTTTAATAACGTAAAAGTTTCCGAAGGAGACGAAATAGAATGGATGTATTTCATGGGAGGTGGCGGATATGCTTTCGCGTGAACAGCTGTTCCGCTATTCCCGTAATATTCTTTTGCCGGAAGTAGGGGTGAAAGGTCAGGAGAAGCTTTTAAATTCCAAGGTTCTGGTGATAGGTGCCGGAGGACTCGGGGCACCGGTGGCCCTGTATCTGGCAGCGGCCGGGATGGGGACCATCGGTATTGCCGACTATGACGTGGTGGATTTAACCAATCTGCAGCGCCAGATAATTCACTTTACCCGGGATGTGGGGACCGAGAAAGTATTGTCGGCAAAAAGTAAAATTGAAGCCCTAAACCCGGAGGTGCAGGTGATTACCTATAATGAACCGATAACTTCCGCAAATATTTTAAATATTATCGAACAGTATGATTTTATTATCGACGGCACCGATAATTTTCCCGCCAAGTTTTTAATTAACGATGCCTGCGTTAAAGCCAGAAAACCTTTTTCCCACGGCGGAATTTTACGGTTCTGGGGCCAGACGCTGACTTATCGGCCCGATGGGGAAACTCCCTGCTACCGCTGTGCTTTTAAAGAACCACCACCGCCCGGAAGTGTTCCCAGCTGTAAAGAAGCAGGGGTTATTGGAGCGGTAGCTGGAGTTATAGGCTCGCTGCAGGTAACGGAATGTATCAAGTATCTTTTAGGAATGGATACCTTGGCCGGAAATTTATTATTTATTGATTTAAAATCAATGGAATTTAACAAGATTCCATTAAAGAAAAGACAAAGCTGTCTTTGTTCTAAAGACCCCGAACAGATTATTTTGGTAGATTACAGCCAGCCGGTATGCGACTTAAAGGGGGAATAAGATGCTGGTATTTTTTGAATATCAAATCGAAAATATTTTAAAATACTGCCGGGAACAGTATCCCATTGAAGCTTGCGGTTTACTTGGGGGAAAGATTGAAAACGGAGTTAAGATTGTAAAATCGGTTTATTTTGCCAGAAATATTGCCCAGTCGGAAAGCCGTTTTGACATTGAGGCCAAAGAACAGTACGAAATTATCAAAAAAATGCGGGCGAAAAACGAGGTGCTTTTAGGGAATTTCCACAGTCATCCTAAGACTCCGGCAAGACCTTCTACGGAAGACCGGGAGTTGATGTTAGACCCTAATTTAGTTTATGTAATTTTTTCTTTGAAAGACAATCCCCCAACTTTCAAAGGGTTTAAAGTTTTGCAAGGAGAGGTCGGCGAAGAAGAGATTACGGTAAAAAAAGTCGATTATAAAGCTTTAAAAAGCGGCGGCATCATGCGGCAGATGGAAGATGGGTATTTTGCCGTGCGCCTAAAAGTAACCGGCGGTAGTTTAACCTTAGAGCAGCTAAGGGGTTTAGAGGAAGTGGCTTCCCGGTACGGAAACGGTACTCTCCATTTAACCGCCCGGCAGGGGGTTGAGATACCGTATATCCATATTGCCGATTTAGAAGAAGTGATTGAGAAACTTAAAAGCTACGGCTTAGACTTAGGGGCCTGCGGGCCAAGGGTCAGGACGGTTACCGCCTGCCAGGGACGGAGTATTTGCCCAAACGGCTGCATTGAAACCCAGGAATTGGCCCGGGAAATTGCTGCTCGCTATTACGGCCAAACTCTTCCCCATAAATTTAAATTTGGCATTACCGGTTGTGCCAACAACTGTTTAAAGGCCGAGGAAAACGACCTGGGGGTAAAAGGAGTATGCCGGCCAATCTGGATAAAAGAAAATTGTTCCGCTTGCGGGTTGTGTACTAAAATTTGCCCGGTAAGTGCCATAGCTTTAAATCAGCAGCAAATAACTATTGATTATGAGGTGTGTATCGGTTGTGGCGATTGCGTTAAAGCCTGTCCCTTTGAAGCTTATAAAGGAGAATACGGTTACAGTTTAAGCTTTGGCGGAAGCTTTGGCCGGAAAATTAATATTGGGAAAAAATTAATTCCTTTTATAAGTTCAAAAGAAAAAATGTTTGCTATTTTTGATAAAACCCTGGAGTTTTACCGGAAGGAAGGAAAAACAGGCGAACGGTTTTATAAAACTTTGGAAAGGGTAGGTTTTGCTAAATTAGAACAATATTTGAACGAAGGGGAAGGGGAAAATGGAGGTAATTAAAACTATTGATTTAAAGGAGTATGTTTGCCCGATGACTTATGTAATTCTTCAGGCGGAAATTGCAAACTTAAATTCCGGGGATAAAATTGCCGCAATTTTGGCAGGAAAAAATACCTTAGCGGATGTTACGAAAAGCCTTAAAATGGATGGCCATAGGGTAGAGAAGATTGAGGAAGAAGGGGAAGAAATTTATAAAATCGTTATAGCATTGAAATAAGGGGGTGTGGGAGTGCGCGTTGAAACTTTTTTGGTAAGCCGGGCGGTAGAAGGTCCAAGCTTACAGACTGCTTATTTTTATAAAGAGCCGGAAAAGCTTGAACAAATTTTTGGCGGCAAATCCCCCGGCTTTTTTTATAGCCGGGTGGCCAATCCTACGGTCGCGGTTTTAGAAGAAAAGGTTGCCCGGCTCGAGGGGGGAGCTATGGCCACTGCCACTTCCTCGGGAATGGCGGCTATCGCCCTTACCTTTATGGCTTTTGCCCAGCCCGGTGCAGAATTTTTGGTTTGTGCCGGGTTGTTTGGCGGGACTTTAAATTTATTAAAAAACTTAGCTAAAACCTGTGGTATAACCTATAAACTGTTGCCGTCCCCTGACCCCGAATTAATAGAAAAGCATTTAACCCCCAATACTCGCCTGGTATTTGTGGAATCAATTGGCAATCCTACCCTGAAGGTTCCGGACTTTTCGGAATTATCGTCGCTTTTAAAAGAGAAAAAAATTCCTCTGGTGGTGGACAATACTGTAGCCCCTCTTTTGGTGAAACCCCTTTCTTTGGGGGCCAATATTGTTATTCATTCCTTATCGAAGTATATATCCGGGCAGGGTACGGTCATTGGCGGGTGTATTGTCGATGGCGGAAACTTTGAATGGGATGAGCGTTTTCAAAATCTCTTCCCGTTAAAGCGGGAAGCAGGACCCCTTGCCTTTTCGGCATATATCAAAAAAGAATTAGCCTCCGATATGGGGATGTGTCTATCTCCCTTTGCTGCCTGGCAAGTATTAATTGGAAGTGAAACTTTGGCTTTAAGAATGGAACGAATGGTGCAAAACGCCCGGGAGCTATCCGAGTTCCTACAGAGCTTTCAGGAAATAAAAGTTAATTACCCGGGTCTTGGGGAAAGCCCGGAGCAGCAAAATTGTGTTAAATATCTTGCTAGCAAGGGCGGAAATTTAATTGTATTAAGTTTTAAAGATAAAGAGACAGCTTTTAATTTTATAAAAAATCTTAACATAGCGCGGCTTGCTACTAACATCGGCGATGTCCGAACTCTGGTCTGTCATTTAGACTCAACTATTTACCAAAAAACACCTCTTAATGAAAGGCAAATTCTTAATATTACTGACAGCCAGGTAAGGGTTAGCGTGGGAATTGAGAATATTGAAGATTTAAAGGAAGATTTTGCCGAAGCCTTACAAAAATTACTATCTTGACAGGTATTTATCTTTGGCATAAAATAATTTTTG encodes:
- the sat gene encoding sulfate adenylyltransferase, giving the protein MVNYHGRKEVSNILTSEEYEELKGQNFLKLSVSKTEYFDLFLLGVGLYAPLEGFMDEDDYYSTLEQFTLSSGFLWSIPIVLRVSEEEARLYDGREKVLLTAANGELLGLLESPLTFKLNKILEVEKVFKTSSPEHPGVQKILGEDEWAVAGKVKIYPPAFTEIDLNLSLFPQKTREIFKSRNYKTVVGFQTRNPIHRAHEYLQKIALEIFDGLFVNPLVGETKGDDIPADVRLKCYEALLNNYYPKDRFVFATLPAPMRYAGPREAVHHAIIRQNYGCTHFIVGRDHAGVGNFYGPFEAQEIFDTFPENALEIKIVKFDNAFYCSKCGQMATKKTCPHGPEHHLSLSGTKVREMLREGKPLPEEFTRPEVAEVLRRYYQSL
- the thiS gene encoding sulfur carrier protein ThiS; translated protein: MRIVVNGAEKEIPQSLTIAELLEYFQVEMPNYVSVVLNGEFVKREEFNNVKVSEGDEIEWMYFMGGGGYAFA
- a CDS encoding HesA/MoeB/ThiF family protein gives rise to the protein MLSREQLFRYSRNILLPEVGVKGQEKLLNSKVLVIGAGGLGAPVALYLAAAGMGTIGIADYDVVDLTNLQRQIIHFTRDVGTEKVLSAKSKIEALNPEVQVITYNEPITSANILNIIEQYDFIIDGTDNFPAKFLINDACVKARKPFSHGGILRFWGQTLTYRPDGETPCYRCAFKEPPPPGSVPSCKEAGVIGAVAGVIGSLQVTECIKYLLGMDTLAGNLLFIDLKSMEFNKIPLKKRQSCLCSKDPEQIILVDYSQPVCDLKGE
- a CDS encoding Mov34/MPN/PAD-1 family protein — encoded protein: MLVFFEYQIENILKYCREQYPIEACGLLGGKIENGVKIVKSVYFARNIAQSESRFDIEAKEQYEIIKKMRAKNEVLLGNFHSHPKTPARPSTEDRELMLDPNLVYVIFSLKDNPPTFKGFKVLQGEVGEEEITVKKVDYKALKSGGIMRQMEDGYFAVRLKVTGGSLTLEQLRGLEEVASRYGNGTLHLTARQGVEIPYIHIADLEEVIEKLKSYGLDLGACGPRVRTVTACQGRSICPNGCIETQELAREIAARYYGQTLPHKFKFGITGCANNCLKAEENDLGVKGVCRPIWIKENCSACGLCTKICPVSAIALNQQQITIDYEVCIGCGDCVKACPFEAYKGEYGYSLSFGGSFGRKINIGKKLIPFISSKEKMFAIFDKTLEFYRKEGKTGERFYKTLERVGFAKLEQYLNEGEGENGGN
- a CDS encoding sulfurtransferase TusA family protein, which encodes MEVIKTIDLKEYVCPMTYVILQAEIANLNSGDKIAAILAGKNTLADVTKSLKMDGHRVEKIEEEGEEIYKIVIALK
- a CDS encoding aminotransferase class I/II-fold pyridoxal phosphate-dependent enzyme, whose product is MRVETFLVSRAVEGPSLQTAYFYKEPEKLEQIFGGKSPGFFYSRVANPTVAVLEEKVARLEGGAMATATSSGMAAIALTFMAFAQPGAEFLVCAGLFGGTLNLLKNLAKTCGITYKLLPSPDPELIEKHLTPNTRLVFVESIGNPTLKVPDFSELSSLLKEKKIPLVVDNTVAPLLVKPLSLGANIVIHSLSKYISGQGTVIGGCIVDGGNFEWDERFQNLFPLKREAGPLAFSAYIKKELASDMGMCLSPFAAWQVLIGSETLALRMERMVQNARELSEFLQSFQEIKVNYPGLGESPEQQNCVKYLASKGGNLIVLSFKDKETAFNFIKNLNIARLATNIGDVRTLVCHLDSTIYQKTPLNERQILNITDSQVRVSVGIENIEDLKEDFAEALQKLLS